A part of Cannabis sativa cultivar Pink pepper isolate KNU-18-1 chromosome 6, ASM2916894v1, whole genome shotgun sequence genomic DNA contains:
- the LOC115695438 gene encoding uncharacterized protein LOC115695438 encodes MKPGERSWDEDLTHDMFVQRDWRLIKNIPLQLRTKHVDVSPMCPVCHDEEESILHALVTCRVIKNYWNRAGITTVVRVGQSFFDWCVVVFHKASTDLMCIIAATCWAIWGAKNDLVWKGNEVKEDNIVVFANRYLEQWRSAQSSKVESSWPFLRAEDVPKHWTVPCGNTIKVNVDATLFNNIESYGLGMVTCDASGLLIQGRTKLLSGMVELIVAEAIGVREVLSWIKDSGWSNVHVETDCLSVVQAIQGSLSMISLFGLVIQDCKNLLASLYNVYISFVKRSANVVVH; translated from the exons ATGAAACCTGGGGAGCGTAGTTGGGATGAGGATTTGACGCATGACATGTTTGTGCAGAGAGATTGGAGGCTTATCAAGAACATACCTTTGCAG CTACGAACCAAACATGTTGATGTTAGTCCTATGTGTCCCGTCTGCCATGACGAAGAAGAATCAATCCTACACGCTCTTGTTACCTGTCGTGTGATTAAAAACTACTGGAATAGGGCCGGAATAACCACGGTAGTACGAGTTGGGCAATCGTTCTTCGACTGGTGTGTGGTGGTTTTCCACAAAGCTTCCACTGATCTAATGTGCATAATTGCTGCAACTTGTTGGGCCATATGGGGTGCAAAAAATGACTTAGTTTGGAAGGGGAACGAGGTAAAGGAAGATAACATTGTTGTGTTTGCTAATCGTTACCTTGAACAATGGAGAAGTGCTCAAAGTTCCAAGGTGGAATCATCATGGCCTTTCTTACGGGCTGAAGATGTACCTAAGCATTGGACTGTACCGTGTGGTAATACTATCAAGGTCAATGTAGATGCAACGTTGTTTAATAATATAGAAAGCTATGGTTTGGGCATGGTTACATGTGATGCCTCGGGTTTACTAATACAGGGTCGAACTAAACTCCTTTCTGGTATGGTGGAACTGATTGTGGCCGAAGCAATTGGTGTTCGAGAAGTGCTTAGTTGGATTAAAGACAGTGGTTGGAGCAATGTACATGTCGAAACCGACTGCTTGAGCGTGGTGCAAGCGATTCAAGGCTCGTTAAGTATGATTTCCTTGTTTGGTCTAGTCATTCAAGATTGTAAGAATTTGCTTGCTAGTTTGTATAATGTTTATATTTCCTTTGTTAAGCGATCAGCTAATGTAGTGGTCCATTGA
- the LOC115695624 gene encoding peptidyl-prolyl cis-trans isomerase FKBP12, which yields MGVEKEILRPGTGPKPVPGRKVTVHCTGYGKNGDLSQKFWSTKDPGQEPFAFTIGQGSVIKGWDEGVLGMQVGEVARLRCTPDYAYGPSAFPAWGIQPNSSLVFEIEVLKVE from the exons ATGGGAGTAGAGAAGGAAATTCTTAGGCCTGGAACTGGACCCAAGCCCGTACCTGGTCGCAAGGTCACTGTTCACTGCACTGGTTATG gCAAAAATGGTGATCTCTCCCAGAAGTTTTGGAG CACTAAAGATCCTGGGCAGGAGCCTTTTGCATTTACAATTGGCCAAGGTTCTGTTATAAAAG GATGGGATGAAGGTGTTCTTGGAATGCAAGTGGGAGAAGTTGCTCGCCTGCGG TGCACTCCGGATTATGCTTATGGTCCAAGTGCATTTCCTGCATGGGGAATACAACCAAATTCTTCTTTGGTTTTCGAGATCGAAGTCCTCAAGGTGGAGTGA